Proteins co-encoded in one Enterobacter sp. R4-368 genomic window:
- a CDS encoding fimbria/pilus outer membrane usher protein, translating to MAVVRGQLILTVTFMLLASSARAQQGDDMLPPPPDAHAINEHAVYHLSLVINHYDTRRVVPVTRRQNAFFVSSADLLQAGLPAGHLPQGEVNVSALANVRADYDSAGQRLLLSVPGEWVPERATAFNSGLRRTTPKYGQGALLNYDVYTSTTEHIGGQAALWHEFRYFNGNGVLSSTGALRKTLSGSLRQQEGYMRYDTTLTFTDEDDATQWSVGDVISDALTWSSSVRIGGVSYGRDFSLRPDLVTWPLPAFSGEAAVPTSVDVFINGYRAGNTQLQPGPFTLTNMPYINGAGDAVLVTTDALGRQVSTTLPFYVASDLLKPGLSDGAITVGALRRNYGVENIDYGTLVTSASYRYGVSDYFTLEGHGEAAQSLTLGGAGAVLKLGRLGVVNGAWTQSRMSGDNGSQLAWGYQYNTRLFSVNTQHSRRDRGFGNLALYDQRNLYNNEQSNGQRPVASLSRNTDQYALTVNMGDFGNVGAAWIGVRSFDNKKTELLNLSWSRNLWGGSSLYLAASRDNQQGDWTFALSLQIPIGDMDSAAVSMERTPDYGSTERINYNHAMPTDGGFSWNMAFAHQSQAKNYQQGTLGWRNNNVELQGGGYGESDMLTWWGEALGSLVLMDGQLFAANRINDAFALISTGGHGGVPVNYENQPVGETNRDGYLLVSGVSAYYPASYSINTLNLPADTQLKDTERKISLRRRSGYLVEFPMVQERVASVILHDENGEAIPLASEVDRAGKATAIVGYDGIAWLENLDEANALHVRLPDGKTCDTRFTLLANPDHKLQTYGPLTCRRNP from the coding sequence ATGGCAGTCGTCCGCGGGCAACTGATTTTAACGGTCACTTTTATGCTGCTGGCGAGTTCAGCACGGGCACAACAGGGCGATGATATGCTCCCGCCGCCGCCCGATGCGCACGCCATCAACGAGCACGCTGTATACCATTTAAGCCTGGTGATTAACCATTACGATACCCGGCGGGTGGTGCCCGTGACCCGGCGGCAGAACGCTTTTTTTGTCTCCAGCGCCGATCTCCTGCAGGCCGGGCTGCCTGCTGGGCATCTACCTCAAGGGGAGGTCAATGTGTCGGCACTGGCGAATGTGCGCGCCGATTATGACAGCGCGGGTCAGCGTCTGCTGCTCTCGGTGCCCGGTGAGTGGGTGCCGGAGCGTGCTACGGCGTTTAACTCGGGTCTGCGGCGCACGACACCGAAATATGGTCAGGGCGCGTTACTCAATTACGATGTCTACACCAGCACCACCGAACACATCGGCGGTCAGGCGGCGCTGTGGCATGAGTTTCGCTACTTCAACGGCAACGGCGTGCTCTCCTCAACCGGTGCACTGCGTAAGACACTTTCCGGTAGCCTCAGGCAGCAGGAAGGGTATATGCGTTATGACACCACCCTCACGTTTACCGATGAAGATGACGCCACGCAGTGGAGCGTGGGCGATGTTATTTCCGATGCATTAACCTGGAGCAGCAGTGTGCGTATCGGCGGCGTCAGTTACGGGCGCGACTTCTCCCTGCGCCCGGATCTGGTCACCTGGCCACTGCCCGCGTTTTCCGGCGAAGCGGCAGTACCGACCTCGGTGGATGTGTTTATTAACGGCTATCGCGCCGGGAACACGCAGTTACAACCGGGTCCCTTCACGCTGACCAATATGCCCTATATCAACGGCGCGGGGGATGCCGTGCTGGTTACCACGGATGCGCTGGGGCGCCAGGTCAGCACCACCTTGCCTTTTTATGTCGCCAGCGATTTGCTCAAACCCGGCTTAAGCGACGGAGCGATTACCGTGGGGGCGCTGCGGCGCAATTACGGCGTCGAGAATATTGACTACGGGACGCTGGTGACCAGCGCATCGTATCGCTATGGAGTGAGCGATTATTTCACCCTCGAAGGGCATGGCGAAGCGGCGCAGTCTCTGACGCTGGGCGGCGCGGGCGCGGTGCTGAAACTCGGGCGGCTTGGCGTGGTGAACGGGGCATGGACGCAAAGCCGCATGTCTGGCGATAACGGCAGCCAGCTTGCCTGGGGGTATCAGTACAATACCCGCCTGTTTAGCGTTAATACGCAGCACAGCCGACGCGATCGCGGCTTTGGCAATCTGGCGCTCTACGACCAGCGCAACCTCTACAACAACGAGCAAAGCAACGGGCAGCGGCCTGTCGCCAGCCTGAGCCGCAACACGGATCAATATGCGCTGACGGTTAATATGGGCGATTTCGGCAACGTGGGCGCGGCATGGATCGGTGTACGCAGCTTTGATAATAAAAAGACGGAACTGCTCAACCTCTCCTGGAGCCGTAATCTGTGGGGCGGCAGTAGCCTTTATCTGGCGGCGAGCCGTGATAACCAGCAGGGCGACTGGACATTTGCCCTGTCGCTGCAAATACCGATTGGCGACATGGATAGCGCAGCGGTGAGTATGGAGCGAACCCCCGATTACGGCTCCACCGAGCGTATCAACTATAACCACGCCATGCCGACCGATGGCGGTTTTAGCTGGAACATGGCTTTTGCGCACCAGTCGCAGGCGAAAAATTACCAGCAAGGCACGCTGGGCTGGCGCAATAACAATGTCGAGTTGCAGGGCGGCGGTTACGGCGAAAGCGACATGCTGACATGGTGGGGCGAAGCGCTGGGGTCGCTGGTGTTGATGGATGGCCAGCTATTTGCCGCCAACCGCATCAATGACGCGTTTGCGCTGATCAGCACCGGCGGTCACGGCGGTGTGCCGGTGAACTATGAAAATCAGCCGGTAGGTGAAACCAACCGTGATGGCTATCTGCTCGTGAGCGGGGTATCTGCCTATTACCCGGCCAGTTACAGCATTAATACGCTGAACTTACCGGCGGATACGCAACTGAAAGATACCGAGCGCAAAATTTCGCTGCGTCGGCGCAGTGGCTATCTGGTGGAATTTCCGATGGTGCAGGAGCGCGTCGCCAGCGTGATCCTGCATGATGAAAACGGCGAAGCCATTCCGCTTGCCAGCGAAGTTGACCGGGCGGGTAAAGCCACGGCCATTGTCGGCTATGACGGCATTGCGTGGCTGGAAAATCTGGATGAAGCCAATGCGCTGCATGTCCGTTTGCCGGATGGCAAAACTTGCGACACCCGCTTCACGCTGCTCGCCAATCCTGATCATAAATTGCAAACCTACGGGCCACTGACCTGCCGGAGGAACCCCTGA
- a CDS encoding molecular chaperone produces MKVISTGRAAGVLCTCALTLSAGNVFAAATILLWPIDPWLSATSNATELWIQNQGEAPTTMQVRIVRWQQEKGLERYQQQNEIVASPPIVRIEKESKQLIRLIKQASIPAGVEQAYRIIVDEIPQPENSDKPQIGLKLQMRYSIPLFVYGTGIETHTSGAHHALVDTKDLHWRVSRENGKPALEVRNNGDVHVRLSKVSVRQGGQTRQVAEGLLGYVLPHSVRSWPLPAGISNPVEMKATINARESEWQSSAGN; encoded by the coding sequence ATGAAGGTCATTTCGACGGGTCGCGCGGCGGGCGTGCTGTGTACCTGTGCGCTGACGCTTAGCGCGGGCAACGTTTTTGCGGCGGCCACTATTCTGCTCTGGCCCATCGATCCGTGGCTCAGCGCCACCAGCAACGCGACCGAATTATGGATCCAGAACCAGGGTGAAGCGCCCACCACCATGCAGGTGCGCATTGTCCGCTGGCAGCAGGAAAAGGGGCTTGAACGCTACCAGCAACAAAACGAGATCGTTGCCAGCCCACCGATTGTGAGAATCGAAAAAGAGAGTAAACAGCTGATTCGCCTGATCAAGCAGGCGTCAATCCCGGCGGGTGTCGAACAGGCTTATCGCATCATCGTTGATGAGATCCCGCAGCCGGAAAACAGCGACAAACCGCAGATTGGCCTCAAGCTGCAAATGCGCTACTCGATTCCGCTCTTTGTTTATGGCACCGGCATCGAAACTCACACCAGCGGCGCGCATCATGCGCTGGTAGATACCAAAGATTTACACTGGCGGGTGAGCCGGGAAAACGGCAAACCGGCCCTGGAAGTGCGTAACAATGGTGATGTCCATGTCCGTTTAAGCAAAGTCAGCGTGCGGCAAGGCGGGCAAACGCGACAGGTTGCCGAGGGACTACTCGGTTATGTGCTGCCGCACAGTGTGCGTAGCTGGCCGCTACCCGCGGGTATCAGTAATCCAGTGGAAATGAAGGCGACGATCAATGCCAGGGAAAGCGAATGGCAGTCGTCCGCGGGCAACTGA
- a CDS encoding spore coat U domain-containing protein, whose product MMAPQGAFAVTTQTFTVGATIAPGCSVVSGSGGALGSLNFGTRSGVQSGQVTASFVPGASFSLGCTPGVALSMSINGGQNYANVRNMQRSGGTDRVPYRLYTSSTLAANTEIGVNQAVSVAYNNSNTISLAIFGAAQLTGFSPAGTYTDQLTVTLSW is encoded by the coding sequence ATGATGGCCCCGCAGGGTGCCTTTGCGGTGACGACGCAAACCTTCACCGTGGGCGCAACCATCGCGCCTGGCTGTTCAGTGGTGAGCGGCAGCGGCGGGGCACTCGGCTCACTCAATTTTGGCACCCGCAGCGGCGTGCAGAGCGGGCAGGTCACCGCCAGTTTCGTGCCTGGCGCGTCGTTCTCGCTGGGCTGCACGCCCGGCGTGGCGCTGAGTATGAGTATCAACGGCGGGCAGAACTACGCAAACGTGCGCAACATGCAACGCAGCGGCGGTACAGATCGCGTGCCTTATCGCCTCTATACCAGCAGCACGCTGGCGGCAAATACCGAGATCGGCGTTAACCAGGCCGTCTCTGTCGCTTACAACAATAGCAACACTATCTCGCTGGCGATTTTCGGTGCGGCGCAGCTAACCGGGTTCAGCCCGGCGGGAACCTATACCGATCAACTCACTGTGACATTGTCATGGTAA
- a CDS encoding spore coat protein U domain-containing protein yields the protein MNRKLLYVLVSGVVVMAAQNARAVTSSGTIGATLTLTNGCLINGSPSQNGINFGTLDFGTHPATFSQLTTQLTNASGGNSFGIQCTTTDYTVQVTGNTNSTAPGTVVGTPGTPARYLVNAANTTQGVAYSLYSDSGFSNVITNNTNIPRASTTGGVDNYTLYGRISGGGNSVSVVPGTYTDTINVSVTY from the coding sequence ATGAACAGAAAATTACTTTATGTGCTGGTAAGTGGTGTTGTGGTAATGGCCGCGCAAAATGCGCGTGCGGTCACCAGTAGCGGGACGATTGGCGCGACCCTGACGTTGACTAACGGCTGTCTGATTAATGGCTCGCCAAGCCAGAACGGGATCAACTTTGGTACGCTTGATTTTGGTACGCATCCGGCAACGTTTTCACAGCTCACCACCCAACTCACCAACGCAAGCGGCGGTAACAGTTTCGGTATTCAATGTACGACAACCGATTACACCGTGCAGGTAACCGGCAACACCAACTCTACCGCGCCGGGCACCGTGGTCGGCACACCGGGAACGCCTGCCCGTTACCTGGTCAATGCGGCCAATACCACGCAAGGCGTTGCCTACAGCCTTTATAGCGATAGCGGCTTCAGCAACGTCATCACTAACAACACCAACATTCCTCGCGCTTCAACGACCGGTGGTGTCGATAACTACACGCTCTATGGGCGGATCTCCGGCGGTGGCAACAGCGTTAGCGTCGTACCGGGTACCTATACCGATACGATCAATGTGAGCGTGACGTACTAA
- the cheW gene encoding chemotaxis protein CheW: MTGMSNVAKLAGEPSGQEFLVFTLGDEEYGIDILKVQEIRGYDQVTRIANTPDFIKGVTNLRGVIVPIVDLRVKFSQGDVEYDDNTVVIVLNLGQRVVGIVVDGVSDVLSLASDQIRPAPEFAVTLSTEYLTGLGALGDRMLILVNIEKLLNSEEMALLDIAATHVA, from the coding sequence ATGACCGGTATGAGTAATGTAGCAAAACTGGCGGGCGAGCCATCAGGTCAGGAGTTCCTGGTTTTCACTCTGGGCGATGAAGAATACGGAATCGATATTCTCAAAGTGCAGGAAATTCGTGGCTATGATCAGGTGACCCGAATCGCCAATACCCCCGACTTTATCAAAGGCGTCACCAACCTTCGCGGTGTGATTGTGCCGATTGTCGACCTGCGCGTGAAGTTCAGCCAGGGCGATGTCGAGTATGATGACAACACGGTTGTTATCGTGCTGAATCTCGGTCAGCGCGTGGTGGGGATTGTGGTTGATGGTGTTTCCGACGTCCTGTCGCTGGCATCTGACCAGATCCGCCCGGCACCGGAATTCGCGGTCACGCTGTCGACCGAATACCTGACCGGCCTCGGCGCGCTCGGCGACCGTATGCTGATTCTGGTAAACATTGAGAAACTGCTCAACAGCGAAGAAATGGCGCTGCTGGATATCGCTGCCACGCACGTAGCGTAA
- the cheA gene encoding chemotaxis protein CheA — MSMDISDFYQTFFDEADELLADMEQHLLDLVPEAPDSEQLNAIFRAAHSIKGGAGTFGFTILQETTHLMENLLDEARRGEMQLNTDIINLFLETKDIMQEQLDAYKSSSEPDAASFEYICNALRQLALEAKGEVVPAAANGAKLSVVETALASDATAPAAENDGKLRIVLSRLKENEVDLLEEELGNLGTLSDVVKGKDTLSVTIDGGVGEDDIIAVLCFVIEADQIAFEKAAPAPAAAETAVEAPAEVAEAPAAAAVPAVQAAPAAAPALKAVAKEQPAGREKPAARASESTSIRVAVEKVDQLINLVGELVITQSMLAQRSNELDPVTHGDLITSMSQLQRNARDLQESVMSIRMMPMEYVFSRFPRLVRDLASKLDKQVELTLQGSSTELDKSLIERIIDPLTHLVRNSLDHGIETPQKRVEAGKSPIGNLILSAEHQGGNICIEVTDDGAGLNRERILAKAISQGMAVHENMTDEEVGMLIFAPGFSTAEQVTDVSGRGVGMDVVKRNIQEMGGHVEIKSKQGTGTTIRILLPLTLAILDGMSVKVNNEVFILPLNAVMESLQPREEDLHPLAGGERVLEVRGEYLPLVELWKVFDVMGAKTEATQGIVVILQSAGRRYALLVDQLIGQHQVVVKNLESNYRKVPGISAATILGDGSVALIVDVSALQGLNREHRMAHTAA, encoded by the coding sequence GTGAGCATGGATATTAGTGATTTTTACCAAACATTCTTTGATGAGGCCGACGAACTGTTGGCCGATATGGAACAACATTTATTGGACCTGGTGCCGGAAGCGCCGGATTCAGAACAGCTCAACGCCATCTTCCGTGCTGCTCACTCTATTAAAGGCGGTGCGGGTACATTTGGCTTTACCATCTTGCAGGAAACAACTCACCTGATGGAGAACCTGCTTGATGAGGCTCGGCGTGGCGAGATGCAGCTCAACACCGACATTATCAACCTGTTTTTGGAAACCAAAGATATTATGCAGGAACAGCTCGATGCCTATAAAAGCTCGTCAGAGCCAGATGCCGCAAGCTTCGAATACATCTGCAATGCCCTGCGCCAGCTGGCGCTGGAGGCAAAAGGAGAGGTCGTTCCTGCCGCTGCGAATGGTGCAAAACTCTCGGTTGTAGAGACCGCACTGGCATCTGATGCGACAGCGCCCGCCGCTGAAAACGACGGTAAATTACGAATCGTTCTTTCTCGCCTGAAAGAGAATGAAGTTGACTTACTCGAAGAGGAGTTGGGCAACCTCGGCACGCTGAGCGATGTGGTGAAGGGGAAAGATACCCTGAGCGTGACTATCGACGGCGGCGTGGGCGAAGACGACATTATCGCGGTGCTGTGCTTTGTTATCGAAGCGGATCAAATCGCTTTCGAAAAAGCGGCACCCGCGCCCGCGGCAGCAGAAACGGCTGTTGAAGCTCCGGCTGAAGTGGCTGAAGCGCCGGCAGCAGCGGCTGTTCCGGCGGTGCAGGCGGCTCCGGCTGCGGCACCAGCGCTGAAAGCGGTAGCGAAAGAGCAACCGGCAGGCCGTGAGAAACCGGCAGCCCGCGCCAGTGAATCGACCAGTATCCGTGTTGCGGTCGAAAAAGTTGACCAGTTGATCAACCTGGTAGGCGAACTGGTTATTACCCAGTCCATGCTGGCACAGCGTTCGAACGAGCTGGACCCGGTGACGCACGGTGATTTGATCACCAGCATGAGCCAGTTGCAACGCAATGCCCGCGACCTGCAGGAATCGGTGATGTCCATCCGTATGATGCCGATGGAATACGTCTTCAGCCGCTTCCCGCGCCTGGTTCGCGATCTGGCGAGCAAGCTTGATAAACAAGTGGAACTGACGCTGCAGGGCAGCTCAACCGAACTTGATAAGAGCTTGATCGAACGCATTATTGACCCGTTAACGCACCTGGTGCGTAACAGCCTCGACCACGGTATTGAAACGCCGCAAAAACGTGTGGAAGCAGGGAAGTCGCCTATCGGCAACCTGATCCTTTCGGCGGAACACCAGGGCGGGAACATCTGTATTGAAGTGACCGATGATGGCGCAGGTCTGAACCGTGAACGTATTCTGGCGAAAGCGATTTCGCAGGGGATGGCCGTACACGAGAACATGACCGATGAAGAAGTGGGCATGCTGATTTTCGCGCCGGGCTTCTCCACCGCTGAACAGGTAACTGACGTTTCCGGACGCGGCGTGGGCATGGACGTGGTGAAACGTAACATCCAGGAGATGGGCGGCCACGTTGAAATCAAATCGAAACAGGGCACCGGGACGACCATTCGTATCCTGCTGCCGCTGACGCTGGCGATCCTCGACGGCATGTCAGTAAAAGTGAACAACGAAGTCTTTATCCTGCCGTTGAACGCGGTAATGGAATCGCTGCAACCGCGTGAAGAGGATCTGCATCCGCTGGCCGGTGGTGAGCGCGTGCTGGAAGTGCGCGGCGAATATCTGCCGCTGGTTGAACTGTGGAAAGTCTTTGATGTTATGGGCGCGAAAACCGAGGCTACGCAGGGGATTGTCGTTATTCTGCAAAGCGCGGGTCGTCGCTATGCATTGCTGGTTGATCAACTGATTGGTCAGCATCAAGTGGTGGTGAAAAACCTGGAAAGCAACTATCGCAAAGTGCCGGGCATTTCTGCTGCCACTATCCTTGGGGATGGTAGCGTCGCGCTGATTGTTGACGTATCAGCGTTGCAGGGATTGAATCGTGAACATCGTATGGCGCACACAGCCGCCTGA
- the motB gene encoding flagellar motor protein MotB — protein sequence MKNQSHPIVVVRRKKHKGHGGGGHGSWKIAYADFMTAMMAFFLVMWLISISSPKELIQIAEYFRTPLATAVTGGPRISNSDSPIPGGGDDYTQQQGEVQKQPNIDDLKKRMEQSRLSKLRGDLDQLIEADPKLRALRPHLKIDLVQEGLRIQIIDSQNRPMFKTGSAEVEPYMRDILRAIAPVLNGIPNKVSLSGHTDDAPYANGDKGYSNWELSADRANASRRELVAGGLDDGKVMRVVGMAATMRLVNRGPDEAINRRISLLVLNKQAEAAILHENAESQSAPISAITQPEPAAAAAPAPAASSPAAVPTSPQANPR from the coding sequence ATGAAAAACCAGTCCCATCCGATCGTCGTAGTTAGACGAAAAAAACATAAAGGCCATGGTGGTGGCGGACACGGCTCCTGGAAAATTGCCTATGCCGACTTTATGACGGCGATGATGGCGTTTTTCCTGGTGATGTGGCTTATCTCCATCTCCAGCCCGAAAGAGCTTATCCAGATTGCGGAATATTTCCGCACGCCGCTGGCAACTGCGGTCACGGGTGGGCCGAGAATTTCGAACAGCGACAGCCCGATTCCGGGCGGTGGCGATGACTACACACAGCAACAGGGCGAAGTACAAAAACAGCCCAATATTGACGACCTGAAAAAACGCATGGAGCAGTCGCGCTTGAGTAAATTGCGCGGCGATCTGGACCAGTTAATTGAAGCCGATCCCAAACTGCGCGCATTGCGTCCGCATTTGAAAATCGACCTGGTACAGGAAGGGTTGCGTATACAGATTATCGATAGCCAGAACCGGCCGATGTTTAAAACCGGCAGCGCGGAAGTCGAACCTTATATGCGCGATATTTTACGGGCGATTGCGCCAGTACTGAATGGGATCCCGAACAAAGTGAGCCTCTCCGGTCACACCGACGATGCCCCTTACGCTAACGGCGATAAAGGGTACAGCAACTGGGAGCTTTCCGCCGATCGCGCTAACGCGTCGCGCCGTGAGCTGGTTGCCGGTGGCCTGGATGATGGCAAAGTGATGCGCGTTGTTGGCATGGCGGCAACCATGCGCCTGGTCAACCGTGGCCCGGATGAAGCAATCAACCGCCGAATTAGTCTTTTGGTGCTGAACAAACAAGCAGAAGCGGCCATTCTGCATGAGAACGCCGAAAGTCAGAGTGCGCCAATAAGCGCGATTACACAGCCAGAGCCAGCGGCAGCGGCAGCACCCGCGCCAGCAGCCTCGTCTCCGGCAGCAGTTCCTACGTCGCCACAAGCCAATCCGAGGTGA
- the motA gene encoding flagellar motor stator protein MotA, with protein MLIVLGYLVVLGAVFGGYMMTGGELGALYQPSELIIIGGAGVGAFIVGNNGKAIKGTLKAMPLLFRRSKYTKSMYMDLLALLYRLMAKSRQQGMFSLERDIENPKESEIFASYPRILADATMLEFIVDYLRLIISGNMNTFEIEALMDEEIETHESEAEVPANALAMVGDSLPAFGIVAAVMGVVHALASADRPAAELGALIAHAMVGTFLGILLAYGFISPLASVLRQKSAETAKMMQCVKITLLSNLNGYAPPIAVEFGRKTLYSSERPSFIELDEHVRAVRNPNQQTTTEDA; from the coding sequence GTGCTTATCGTATTAGGTTACCTGGTTGTTCTTGGTGCAGTCTTTGGCGGTTATATGATGACCGGCGGAGAACTTGGGGCACTTTATCAACCGTCTGAACTGATCATCATCGGGGGCGCGGGGGTAGGTGCATTCATCGTTGGCAACAACGGTAAAGCTATCAAAGGAACGCTGAAAGCGATGCCTTTGCTGTTTCGCCGTTCGAAGTACACCAAAAGTATGTATATGGACTTGCTGGCGCTGCTGTATCGCCTGATGGCGAAATCACGTCAGCAAGGGATGTTCTCGCTGGAACGGGATATTGAAAACCCGAAAGAGAGCGAGATTTTCGCCAGCTACCCGCGCATTCTCGCGGATGCGACGATGCTTGAATTTATCGTGGATTATCTGCGACTTATCATCAGCGGCAATATGAATACCTTCGAAATTGAAGCGCTGATGGATGAAGAGATTGAGACCCATGAAAGCGAAGCCGAAGTCCCGGCGAACGCGCTGGCGATGGTCGGTGACTCACTTCCGGCATTCGGTATCGTGGCGGCGGTAATGGGTGTAGTACATGCGCTGGCCTCGGCGGATCGTCCGGCGGCGGAGTTGGGTGCGCTGATTGCGCATGCGATGGTGGGAACTTTCCTCGGTATTTTGTTGGCATACGGTTTTATCTCTCCGCTGGCAAGCGTACTTCGCCAGAAGAGTGCGGAAACCGCCAAAATGATGCAGTGCGTGAAGATAACCCTGCTGTCGAACCTGAACGGTTATGCGCCGCCGATCGCGGTTGAGTTTGGTCGTAAAACACTTTACTCCAGCGAGCGCCCGTCGTTTATCGAACTGGACGAACATGTTCGTGCGGTCAGAAACCCTAACCAACAGACGACGACTGAGGACGCATGA